A portion of the Shewanella sp. SNU WT4 genome contains these proteins:
- the mutS gene encoding DNA mismatch repair protein MutS: MTMVNAELEKHTPMMRQYLTLKAAHPDMLLFYRMGDFYELFYDDAKNASELLGISLTARGKSGGDPIPMAGIPYHAVEGYLAKLVHQGESVAICEQIGDPATSKGPVERKVVRIVTPGTLTDEALLQERQDNLLAAIYEGKQGFGYATLDVASGRFCIIELDSNEALEAELQRTHPVELLYNEDFSQVNIIDNVKGRRRRPEWEFDYDTCIQSLLNQFGTKDLHGFGITDARLSLQAAGCLMQYVKDTQRTALPHINAITKMNPNDSIILDAATRRNLELTISLAGHREHTLAWILDNTATPMGSRMLQRWIHQPLTHQDNIRSRHQAVGELLDTGLSHDLRSPLQVLGDIERILARVALRTARPRDLARLRQALAILPELQQLLSCAKAPHLQRLRSLLGEFPAELELLSRAIVDNPPVLIRDGGVIRDGYHAELDEWRQLSTGATDYLEQLEIREKANTGISTLKVGYNRVHGYYIEVSRLQSGQVPLSYQRRQTLKNTERYITPELKEYEEKVLSSQGRALTLEKQLWEALFDQLLPQLHLLQDSALASAQLDVLANFAERAETLNYCCPVLSDELGIHIEAGRHPVVERVSKDPFIANPVQLNEQRRMLIVTGPNMGGKSTYMRQTALITLMAHIGSFVPAQSATIGPIDRIFTRIGAQDDLASGRSTFMVEMTETANILHNATKNSLVLMDEIGRGTSTYDGLSLAWSAADYLAKKLGSMTLFATHYFELTALPEQLAQVKNVHLDAIEHGDTIAFMHAVQEGAASKSYGLQVAALAGVPQSVIRAASLKLKELEQQDHHKEPNSLSPATNLSLEQLQKINDIEQIENYLAALDPDSLSPRQALAKLYELKALMA; the protein is encoded by the coding sequence ATGACTATGGTTAACGCTGAACTGGAAAAGCACACCCCTATGATGCGTCAATACTTGACGCTCAAAGCCGCCCATCCTGACATGCTATTGTTTTATCGCATGGGTGATTTTTATGAACTTTTTTATGATGATGCCAAAAATGCATCGGAATTATTAGGTATTTCATTAACGGCGCGGGGCAAAAGCGGTGGTGATCCTATTCCTATGGCGGGTATCCCCTACCATGCGGTTGAAGGTTATCTGGCAAAATTAGTTCATCAAGGTGAATCTGTTGCTATCTGTGAGCAGATAGGCGATCCCGCGACCAGTAAAGGCCCTGTTGAGCGCAAAGTGGTAAGAATTGTTACCCCAGGCACCTTAACCGATGAGGCATTATTGCAAGAGCGCCAGGACAATTTACTCGCCGCCATTTATGAAGGCAAACAAGGCTTTGGTTACGCCACCTTAGATGTTGCCTCTGGTCGTTTTTGTATTATTGAGCTTGATAGCAATGAGGCGCTCGAAGCCGAATTACAGCGCACCCATCCAGTTGAATTGCTATATAACGAAGATTTCTCGCAAGTTAATATCATAGATAACGTCAAAGGACGTAGACGTCGCCCCGAGTGGGAGTTTGACTATGACACTTGTATTCAAAGCCTGTTAAATCAATTTGGCACAAAGGATTTGCACGGGTTTGGCATTACCGATGCGCGCTTATCGCTTCAAGCGGCGGGCTGCTTGATGCAATACGTTAAAGACACCCAGCGCACCGCCCTGCCCCATATTAATGCTATTACTAAGATGAATCCTAACGACAGCATTATTCTTGATGCTGCCACCCGTCGTAATCTTGAACTGACCATTAGCCTTGCCGGTCACAGAGAGCATACGCTGGCATGGATTTTAGATAATACCGCTACTCCTATGGGCAGTCGGATGTTACAGCGCTGGATCCATCAACCGCTTACCCATCAAGACAATATTCGCTCACGCCATCAAGCTGTTGGTGAGCTGCTAGATACCGGCTTAAGCCATGACCTGCGCAGCCCATTACAAGTCCTTGGTGATATTGAACGTATTTTGGCTCGAGTAGCACTGCGCACTGCTCGCCCGCGCGATCTTGCTCGTCTCAGACAAGCTTTAGCTATTTTGCCAGAATTGCAGCAATTACTGAGTTGCGCTAAGGCTCCGCACTTACAGCGTTTACGTTCACTATTAGGGGAATTCCCTGCTGAGCTTGAATTACTGTCGCGCGCAATTGTTGATAATCCACCTGTACTTATTCGCGATGGCGGCGTTATTCGTGACGGTTATCATGCAGAGCTTGATGAATGGCGTCAATTAAGCACTGGGGCTACCGATTATTTAGAGCAACTTGAAATTCGCGAGAAAGCCAATACCGGTATTTCGACCTTAAAAGTCGGCTACAACCGCGTTCATGGTTATTATATTGAGGTGAGCCGCTTACAATCTGGGCAAGTGCCATTAAGCTACCAGCGCCGTCAAACCCTTAAGAATACCGAGCGCTATATCACCCCAGAGCTTAAAGAATATGAAGAGAAAGTGCTTTCAAGCCAAGGCCGCGCCTTAACCCTTGAAAAGCAATTATGGGAAGCCTTATTTGACCAATTGCTACCGCAATTACACTTATTGCAAGATTCGGCGTTAGCATCAGCACAATTAGACGTGTTGGCAAACTTTGCCGAGCGCGCTGAAACCCTGAACTATTGCTGCCCAGTATTAAGCGATGAGTTAGGCATACATATTGAGGCAGGTCGACACCCTGTAGTTGAGCGCGTCAGTAAAGATCCTTTCATTGCCAACCCAGTGCAATTAAACGAGCAGCGGCGCATGCTGATTGTCACAGGCCCCAATATGGGCGGTAAGTCCACTTACATGCGCCAAACAGCCCTCATTACCTTGATGGCTCACATAGGTAGCTTTGTACCAGCGCAAAGTGCCACTATTGGCCCAATTGATCGCATTTTTACCCGCATCGGCGCGCAGGACGACCTAGCCTCAGGCCGCTCAACCTTTATGGTGGAGATGACAGAAACTGCCAATATTTTACATAATGCCACTAAAAATTCTTTGGTATTAATGGATGAAATTGGCCGCGGAACCTCAACTTACGACGGCCTATCCCTCGCCTGGTCAGCAGCTGATTATTTGGCGAAAAAGCTTGGTTCAATGACGTTATTTGCCACTCACTACTTTGAATTAACTGCGCTGCCAGAGCAACTTGCGCAGGTGAAAAATGTGCATTTAGATGCCATAGAACATGGCGACACCATAGCTTTTATGCACGCAGTACAAGAAGGCGCGGCCAGCAAAAGTTATGGCTTACAAGTCGCTGCCTTAGCTGGTGTGCCGCAAAGCGTTATTCGCGCTGCAAGCCTTAAATTAAAAGAGTTGGAGCAGCAGGATCATCATAAGGAGCCTAACTCATTAAGCCCTGCAACTAATTTAAGCCTAGAGCAGTTACAAAAAATCAATGATATCGAGCAAATTGAAAACTATTTAGCCGCACTTGATCCTGATAGTTTATCGCCGCGCCAAGCGCTAGCAAAACTCTACGAGCTTAAAGCGCTAATGGCTTAA
- the rpoS gene encoding RNA polymerase sigma factor RpoS, with product MSRINNTVSADELVDVTLEMAEEAFEATSREHTEEIDNQVQEDLQKNLDATQLYLSEIGFSPLLTAEEEVYFSRKSLKGCQKSRNRMIESNLRLVVKIARRYNNRGLALLDLIEEGNLGLIRAVEKFDPERGFRFSTYATWWIRQTIERAIMNQTRAIRLPIHVVKELNVYLRTARELAHKLDHEPTAEDIAAKLNLDSGDVSRMLKLNEKITSVDTPLGGDNEKALLDVLADDDRVGPDYQVQDEDMRHSVVDWLNELNSKQREVLARRFGLLGYEPSTLEDVGAEIGLTRERVRQIQVEALKRLKELLSSQGLSVETIFRESF from the coding sequence ATGAGCCGTATTAATAATACTGTTAGCGCAGACGAGCTTGTAGATGTGACTCTAGAGATGGCCGAAGAAGCATTTGAGGCTACATCTAGAGAACATACGGAAGAAATTGATAATCAAGTGCAGGAAGACCTGCAAAAAAATCTAGATGCAACACAACTCTATCTTAGTGAAATAGGTTTCTCGCCGTTATTAACTGCGGAAGAAGAAGTGTACTTTTCACGCAAATCTCTTAAAGGTTGTCAAAAATCGCGTAATCGTATGATTGAAAGCAATCTACGCTTAGTGGTTAAAATCGCCCGTCGTTATAATAATCGTGGTTTAGCGTTACTCGATTTAATCGAAGAAGGTAACTTAGGCTTAATTCGCGCTGTTGAAAAATTTGATCCAGAACGCGGTTTTAGATTCTCAACCTATGCCACTTGGTGGATTAGGCAGACGATTGAGCGTGCCATCATGAATCAAACGCGTGCAATTCGCTTACCTATTCATGTGGTTAAAGAATTAAACGTCTACTTACGTACAGCGCGTGAATTAGCTCATAAACTTGACCATGAACCGACCGCTGAAGATATTGCCGCTAAGCTTAATCTTGATAGTGGTGATGTTAGTCGCATGCTCAAGCTCAATGAAAAAATTACTTCAGTCGATACGCCCTTAGGCGGTGATAACGAAAAAGCTCTGCTTGATGTGTTAGCCGATGATGATCGCGTCGGCCCAGATTACCAAGTGCAAGATGAAGATATGCGTCATTCTGTGGTCGATTGGCTGAATGAACTTAATAGTAAGCAAAGAGAAGTACTTGCGCGCCGCTTTGGTTTACTTGGCTATGAACCTTCCACTCTTGAAGATGTGGGTGCTGAAATTGGTTTAACCCGTGAGCGGGTCCGTCAAATTCAAGTTGAAGCCTTAAAGCGTTTAAAAGAACTGTTGAGTAGTCAAGGATTGTCGGTTGAGACCATCTTTAGAGAAAGCTTTTAA
- a CDS encoding peptidoglycan DD-metalloendopeptidase family protein, whose translation MRAYGIGLLLSILISGCSLQSHKPAPVVSLSHDKNRLHQKGSIAGKNYTVKKGDTLYSIAWGAGTDFADLAKLNKLHSPYIIYPGQQLRLRTSVKKSSTSNNKLATNSTVNKSVVSQKTDSKAAQNNLSNDKNHKLAANSASVNNSAPTTKKVLASSASPTYSVTTAQQSVNRDVNRPDLTVPSAVSRWNWPVKGRLIGRFSATEQGNKGIKIAGNRGDVIGAAAAGRVVYAGNALRGYGNLVIIKHSDDYLSAYAHADSILVKEKQPVQAGQAVAKMGSTDTNSVMLHFEIRYHGASVDPLKFLPKH comes from the coding sequence GTGAGGGCTTATGGCATTGGCTTACTATTGAGCATATTGATTTCTGGCTGTAGCTTACAGTCACACAAGCCTGCACCTGTGGTTAGCTTGTCACATGATAAAAATCGATTGCATCAAAAGGGTTCAATTGCTGGTAAGAACTACACAGTTAAAAAAGGCGATACCTTGTATTCTATTGCTTGGGGAGCCGGGACTGATTTTGCTGACCTAGCAAAATTAAATAAATTACATAGCCCTTATATAATTTATCCTGGTCAGCAGCTTAGATTAAGAACAAGTGTCAAAAAATCAAGCACTTCAAACAATAAACTTGCGACTAATTCAACGGTTAATAAATCAGTCGTCAGTCAAAAGACTGATAGCAAAGCTGCGCAAAATAACCTGAGTAATGATAAAAATCATAAGCTTGCTGCCAATTCAGCTTCAGTTAATAATTCTGCTCCAACCACAAAGAAAGTGCTTGCGTCAAGTGCCTCGCCCACTTATTCTGTTACAACTGCTCAACAAAGTGTTAACCGAGATGTCAACAGACCCGATCTGACTGTGCCGTCAGCAGTGAGTCGTTGGAATTGGCCTGTGAAAGGTCGCTTAATTGGTCGGTTTTCTGCTACCGAGCAGGGAAATAAAGGGATTAAAATCGCTGGAAATAGAGGCGATGTGATTGGCGCAGCAGCAGCTGGAAGAGTGGTTTATGCGGGTAATGCATTGAGAGGCTATGGCAACTTAGTGATTATCAAACATAGCGATGACTACTTGAGTGCTTATGCTCACGCAGACAGTATCCTAGTGAAAGAAAAACAGCCGGTGCAGGCTGGGCAAGCGGTCGCAAAAATGGGCAGTACAGACACTAATTCGGTAATGTTACATTTTGAAATTCGTTACCATGGTGCCTCAGTAGACCCACTGAAATTTTTACCTAAACACTAA
- a CDS encoding protein-L-isoaspartate(D-aspartate) O-methyltransferase → MKPVSLAAAQHLATKLKQAGIQNPQVLKAVASTPRDWFVDPALVSRAFDNTALPIGQGQTISQPYTVARMTEILLHENPQTVLEIGTGSGYQAAILASLVPKLFTVERIKSLQIQARQRLKRLNLHNVAFKYGDGWQGWANRGPFDAIMVTAAAAVIPEALLAQLALNGRLLLPIGKDEQHLLLIRRTAEGFVQQRIEAVKFVPLVAGSLA, encoded by the coding sequence ATGAAGCCAGTGTCGCTTGCGGCGGCTCAGCATTTAGCCACAAAACTCAAGCAGGCAGGGATCCAAAATCCTCAGGTGTTAAAAGCCGTTGCGAGCACGCCAAGAGATTGGTTTGTCGACCCCGCCCTGGTGAGTCGCGCCTTTGATAATACCGCCTTGCCGATTGGTCAGGGGCAAACCATATCTCAGCCTTATACTGTGGCGCGAATGACTGAGATTTTGCTGCATGAAAATCCGCAAACCGTGTTAGAAATTGGTACAGGTTCAGGTTATCAAGCCGCGATCTTAGCCTCTTTAGTGCCGAAGCTCTTTACTGTTGAGCGGATAAAAAGCTTACAAATCCAAGCAAGACAAAGGCTTAAACGCTTAAATCTACATAATGTTGCTTTTAAATATGGTGACGGTTGGCAAGGTTGGGCTAATCGTGGTCCCTTTGATGCCATTATGGTTACCGCGGCAGCGGCAGTTATTCCTGAGGCATTATTGGCGCAACTTGCACTCAATGGCCGTTTATTGCTGCCAATAGGCAAGGATGAGCAACATTTATTGTTAATTCGGCGCACTGCTGAAGGTTTTGTGCAGCAACGTATCGAAGCTGTTAAGTTTGTGCCCTTAGTTGCAGGTTCGTTGGCATAA
- the surE gene encoding 5'/3'-nucleotidase SurE yields MQILVSNDDGVQAPGIAALTNALSLLGQVLTVAPDRNCSAASNSLTLTNPLRIHRLDNGYIQVNGTPTDCVHLAIRELCLSEPDIVVSGINAGANMGDDTLYSGTIAAAMEGRFLGYPAIAISLVGRDLVHYDSAAWYAHRIVQGLLSQPLRGNQILNVNVPDLPLDQIKGIKVTRLGARHKAEGIVATTDPAGRPIFWLGPPGAVQDAGEGTDFDAINQGYVSITPLTVDLTAYQQLSSLNDWVQAL; encoded by the coding sequence ATGCAGATCCTAGTTAGTAATGATGATGGCGTGCAAGCGCCAGGCATTGCCGCATTAACCAATGCCTTGTCGTTATTAGGTCAGGTGCTCACAGTAGCACCTGATCGTAATTGCTCGGCCGCGAGTAATTCATTAACCTTGACCAATCCTTTACGGATCCATAGGTTAGATAACGGCTACATCCAAGTGAATGGTACCCCAACTGATTGTGTCCATTTAGCTATTCGTGAATTATGCCTAAGTGAACCTGATATTGTGGTTTCTGGTATTAATGCTGGCGCCAATATGGGCGATGATACTTTATATTCAGGTACCATAGCCGCCGCAATGGAAGGGCGATTTTTAGGCTACCCAGCCATAGCCATTTCCCTAGTTGGCCGCGATCTTGTTCATTATGATAGTGCGGCGTGGTACGCCCACCGCATAGTGCAAGGGCTGCTGTCTCAGCCATTGCGTGGTAATCAAATTCTGAATGTTAATGTGCCGGATTTGCCATTAGATCAAATTAAAGGCATTAAAGTCACCAGATTAGGCGCTCGCCATAAAGCAGAGGGGATAGTGGCAACCACAGATCCCGCTGGGCGGCCAATTTTTTGGCTAGGCCCACCTGGTGCAGTGCAAGATGCTGGTGAAGGCACTGATTTTGATGCGATTAATCAAGGCTATGTATCTATTACACCACTCACAGTGGATTTAACTGCGTATCAGCAACTGTCATCACTTAACGATTGGGTGCAAGCATTATGA
- a CDS encoding tRNA pseudouridine(13) synthase TruD, with product MNSLTYLHGKPAITVDIRTENADFQVQEILPFLPSGEGEHHLLHIRKNGLTTVMVAKLLAEFAKVHPKEVTYAGQKDKNAITEQWFGVRIPGKDTPEWAQLNSDEITILASSRHGKKLRIGALSGNRFQLVLRQVSDVDALLERVAVLAETGVPNYFGEQRFGHNGSNLRGALAMFGGRKVKDRNKRSMYLSASRSDLFNQVVSSRLAQHGTQPLTGDCVMLSGSRSFFTVELWDDTLTERLAEKDIQLSAPLWGRGALPSQADALALEQAALVDYAAHCNGLEQAGLDQERRTLLLRPEGLKAKALDNDTVQLEFMLPAGCFATAVLRELCEYQDVQEMQFQALMAEKDKLKQEAQQDADPS from the coding sequence ATAAACAGCTTAACTTATTTACATGGCAAGCCTGCCATTACTGTTGATATTCGCACTGAAAACGCTGATTTCCAGGTGCAAGAAATTTTACCTTTCCTGCCAAGCGGTGAAGGTGAGCATCATTTATTGCACATTCGTAAGAATGGCTTAACCACAGTGATGGTTGCTAAGTTATTGGCTGAATTTGCTAAGGTTCACCCGAAAGAAGTGACCTATGCCGGTCAAAAAGATAAAAATGCGATTACTGAACAGTGGTTTGGTGTGCGTATTCCGGGAAAAGACACGCCTGAGTGGGCGCAGTTAAATTCTGATGAAATCACCATTTTAGCCAGCAGCCGTCACGGCAAAAAATTGCGTATTGGCGCCTTAAGCGGCAACCGTTTTCAACTGGTACTGCGTCAAGTAAGTGATGTTGATGCCTTACTTGAACGAGTGGCTGTATTGGCTGAAACTGGCGTACCTAACTATTTTGGTGAACAGCGCTTTGGTCATAACGGCAGTAATTTACGCGGCGCCTTAGCCATGTTTGGTGGCCGTAAAGTTAAAGATAGAAACAAGCGCAGCATGTATTTATCGGCCAGCCGTTCTGATTTGTTTAATCAGGTGGTATCAAGCCGTTTAGCGCAGCACGGTACTCAGCCATTAACCGGTGATTGCGTGATGTTAAGTGGTAGTCGCAGTTTCTTCACCGTTGAGCTGTGGGATGACACCTTAACTGAGCGTTTAGCAGAGAAAGATATTCAGTTATCAGCACCTTTATGGGGACGCGGCGCTTTACCATCACAAGCTGATGCTTTAGCGTTAGAGCAAGCCGCCTTAGTTGATTATGCCGCTCACTGTAATGGTTTAGAGCAAGCTGGCTTAGATCAAGAGCGCCGTACTTTATTACTGCGCCCAGAAGGCTTAAAAGCTAAAGCGTTAGACAATGACACAGTACAACTTGAGTTCATGTTACCTGCTGGCTGTTTTGCCACTGCGGTACTGCGGGAATTATGTGAATATCAAGACGTACAAGAAATGCAGTTTCAAGCCTTGATGGCTGAAAAAGACAAGTTAAAACAGGAAGCGCAGCAGGATGCAGATCCTAGTTAG
- the ispF gene encoding 2-C-methyl-D-erythritol 2,4-cyclodiphosphate synthase translates to MKIRIGHGFDVHKFGAERPLILCGVTVPYDSGLIAHSDGDVVLHAISDALLGALALGDIGKHFPDTDAQFAGADSRVLLRHCYQLVLAKGFELGNLDVTVIAQAPKMAPHIEAMRHVLAKDLLTDIENINVKATTTEKLGFTGRKEGIAVEAVVLVNSISNMA, encoded by the coding sequence ATGAAAATTCGTATTGGTCATGGCTTTGATGTCCATAAATTTGGCGCCGAGCGGCCATTAATCTTGTGCGGCGTGACTGTGCCCTATGACAGTGGCTTAATTGCCCATTCTGATGGCGATGTGGTCTTGCATGCCATTAGTGATGCCTTGTTAGGTGCCTTAGCCTTAGGTGATATCGGTAAGCATTTTCCTGATACCGACGCGCAATTTGCAGGCGCCGATAGTCGCGTACTCTTAAGACATTGCTACCAGCTAGTATTAGCCAAAGGGTTTGAGCTCGGTAATCTTGATGTCACAGTTATTGCGCAGGCGCCTAAGATGGCACCCCATATTGAAGCCATGCGTCACGTATTAGCAAAGGATTTGCTGACGGATATTGAGAATATCAATGTCAAAGCTACGACCACTGAAAAGTTAGGTTTTACCGGTCGTAAAGAAGGTATTGCAGTTGAGGCTGTGGTGCTAGTGAATTCTATTTCGAACATGGCCTAA
- the ispD gene encoding 2-C-methyl-D-erythritol 4-phosphate cytidylyltransferase — MSQIESRLGGVVAVVPAAGIGSRMGAAMAKQYLALGQQTILAHTLDALLAHPAIEKIVVALHPQDDHFQDLSQSRDPKVVTVIGGGERADSVLAALQWITQHYPQDNNIWALVHDAARPCVRRVDIDNLLDSRITFPQGAILAAPVRDTMKRANSDGTINTTECREALWHALTPQLFKADELASNLAAALAAKVAVTDEASAMEWAGIAPGLVSGHSDNIKVTHPDDLALAGLLLNSQGR, encoded by the coding sequence ATGAGTCAAATCGAGTCTAGGCTGGGTGGGGTTGTTGCGGTAGTACCTGCGGCCGGGATTGGAAGTCGTATGGGAGCTGCTATGGCTAAACAGTATTTAGCTTTGGGTCAGCAAACCATATTGGCTCATACCTTAGATGCCTTGTTAGCTCATCCTGCCATAGAAAAAATAGTCGTGGCACTGCATCCTCAAGATGATCACTTTCAAGACTTAAGCCAAAGTCGTGACCCTAAAGTTGTGACTGTTATTGGCGGCGGCGAGCGCGCTGACTCAGTTTTAGCTGCGTTGCAATGGATAACGCAGCATTACCCGCAAGACAATAATATTTGGGCATTAGTGCATGATGCGGCCAGACCTTGCGTGCGGCGCGTGGATATCGATAATCTGTTAGATAGTCGCATTACGTTCCCGCAAGGCGCGATTTTAGCCGCGCCCGTGCGCGATACTATGAAACGCGCTAATAGCGATGGCACTATTAATACCACTGAGTGTCGTGAAGCCCTGTGGCATGCCTTAACTCCGCAGTTATTTAAGGCTGATGAATTAGCCAGTAATTTAGCGGCTGCGTTAGCGGCCAAGGTGGCGGTTACAGATGAAGCTTCAGCCATGGAGTGGGCGGGCATAGCCCCAGGTTTAGTGTCAGGTCATAGCGATAATATCAAGGTCACGCACCCAGATGATTTAGCATTAGCAGGCTTGTTGCTTAATAGCCAAGGGCGCTAA
- the ftsB gene encoding cell division protein FtsB — protein sequence MKRFVLLLVVLLAILQYRLWFGDNNVPQYFQLEQQIKTQQNSNAKLVERNDILREEINDLRRGTGAIEERARNELGMVKDGETFYRIVGSTAAK from the coding sequence ATGAAACGTTTTGTGTTGCTATTAGTGGTACTGCTAGCCATTTTACAATACCGATTATGGTTCGGTGATAATAACGTGCCGCAGTATTTTCAATTAGAACAACAAATTAAGACTCAACAAAACAGCAATGCCAAGCTGGTTGAGCGTAACGACATCTTGCGCGAAGAAATCAATGATTTACGCCGTGGTACTGGTGCGATTGAAGAGCGAGCTCGCAATGAGCTTGGTATGGTTAAAGATGGCGAAACCTTCTACCGTATTGTCGGCTCAACGGCGGCTAAATAA
- the eno gene encoding phosphopyruvate hydratase translates to MAKIINVLGREIMDSRGNPTVEAEVHLEGGFIGMAAAPSGASTGSREALELRDGDKARYLGKGVLQAVANINGPIRAVLVGQDATAQANLDQIMIDLDGTENKDKLGANAILAVSLAAAKAAAMSKGIPLYAHIAELNGTPGQYSMPVPMMNILNGGEHADNNVDIQEFMVQPVGAKNFREALRMGAEIFHNLKKVLSAKGMSTSVGDEGGFAPNLASNADALAIIKEAVEAAGYQLGTDVTLALDCAASEFYKEGEYNLAGEGKIFSANEFSEFLKSLTEQYPIASIEDGLDESDWDGWAYQTKIMGDKIQLVGDDLFVTNTKILDRGIKNNIANSILIKFNQIGSLTETLAAIRMAKEAGYTVVISHRSGETEDATIADLAVGTAAGQIKTGSLCRSDRVAKYNQLLRIEEQLGEKAPYLGRAEIKGKA, encoded by the coding sequence ATGGCGAAGATTATCAATGTGTTGGGTCGTGAAATCATGGACTCACGTGGTAACCCTACAGTTGAAGCAGAAGTTCATCTTGAAGGTGGCTTTATAGGTATGGCTGCAGCACCGTCTGGCGCCTCTACTGGTAGCCGTGAAGCGTTAGAATTACGCGATGGTGATAAAGCCCGTTATTTAGGCAAAGGTGTATTGCAAGCAGTTGCTAACATCAATGGTCCTATTCGCGCTGTCTTAGTTGGTCAAGATGCGACGGCTCAAGCCAACTTAGATCAGATAATGATCGATTTAGATGGTACTGAGAATAAAGACAAGTTAGGTGCCAATGCTATTTTGGCCGTATCGTTAGCGGCTGCTAAAGCGGCGGCTATGAGCAAAGGCATTCCATTATACGCCCACATCGCTGAACTGAATGGTACTCCAGGCCAGTACAGCATGCCTGTGCCTATGATGAACATCTTAAACGGTGGCGAACACGCTGATAACAACGTTGATATTCAAGAGTTCATGGTGCAGCCAGTTGGCGCTAAGAATTTCCGCGAAGCCTTACGCATGGGCGCTGAAATTTTTCATAACCTCAAGAAAGTATTGTCTGCCAAAGGCATGAGCACTTCTGTAGGTGACGAAGGTGGTTTTGCACCTAACTTAGCCTCTAACGCTGATGCATTAGCCATTATTAAAGAAGCTGTAGAAGCGGCCGGTTACCAATTGGGTACTGACGTGACTTTAGCACTGGATTGCGCTGCGTCTGAATTTTACAAAGAAGGCGAGTATAACTTAGCCGGTGAAGGTAAAATTTTCAGCGCCAATGAGTTCTCGGAATTCCTGAAAAGCTTAACTGAGCAATACCCAATCGCTTCAATTGAAGATGGCTTAGATGAGTCTGATTGGGATGGCTGGGCGTACCAGACCAAGATCATGGGCGATAAGATCCAATTAGTGGGTGATGATTTATTTGTTACCAACACTAAGATTTTAGATCGCGGCATTAAGAACAACATTGCTAACTCAATTCTGATTAAGTTTAACCAGATTGGTTCACTGACTGAAACCTTAGCTGCTATCCGTATGGCGAAAGAAGCAGGTTACACAGTAGTTATTTCTCATCGCAGCGGTGAAACTGAAGATGCCACTATTGCTGATTTAGCCGTAGGTACTGCTGCTGGCCAAATCAAGACTGGTTCACTGTGCCGCTCTGATCGTGTAGCTAAGTACAACCAGTTACTGCGCATTGAAGAGCAACTGGGCGAGAAAGCTCCTTATTTAGGCCGCGCCGAGATCAAAGGCAAAGCATAA